tattaatataagggtttatacatttttagactctgtgttttgttctattatctgtttggaccctgtattttgacaaattactttttggatcctatgttttgtaaaattattaaaatagaaccctaaactcaattttcatgaagaaaaaattgaatataacaacacagtttttaaatagaatgattttatttttgttctaaattgttagtttggtaaattatttgtgattttagttgagaaaatattgaccaaaattGGTTTTAgaattctattttaaccattttacaaaacatagggtccaaaaaataatttgtcaaaatacagggtccaaacaggtaatgggacaaaacacgggtccaaaaaaatataaacccttaatataattattaaatatttatttttgtattatatattattataatatttaaatttaaatttatattaatataattatgatatatgtatttttatatttaatattactattttataatatttaaatttatattaatgtaattaataaatatttatttttaaatatatatttcattaaatatttaaaatattcccTTAAGATTAACAAAATAAACTATTAAAACAGAATTTCATGATAAATATACAGACTATAAGAGTTATATTGAAGTACAATTACACACGAGAATGTAATGTTTTGGCACCTATTATTACTTTTATAAATATTATCTCAAATatactatttatttaattattttatgctAAATTTATACTATATTTGCATTACTACAGTAGCTAGAAATGAATATAGTTCACCAacaaatttgaataataaaaataaaaaatgaataagATAAGATTGAGATTGAGAGTAAAAAGTTGGGGCAAAATAGTTAATTGCTGAAAAGAGTAGACCCTTAAACCCTAAACCCTTATCTGTTCTCCCCCTTGTGTAACCATTTACACCAGTCCCTTCACCTAAAACCCGAAACCCTTATCTACCTTCGTTTCTCATGCCTACCTCCCAGGCTACCATATAAATTTCACAAAGACACCGTTTTCGATTTCGGCTTACAGGTCCGGCGATGCCCGTTAAGCTCTTTCACCAACTTCGTCTCCTCAACCCTGCTTTTCCGGCTACCTGCTTCTCTTCCATGAAGTTTGGACCCTCTATTTCTGCTTCTGAGACTATCTCAAGTTTTTCTCGAATGTTTCCCTTTAAGCTCAAGTACCGTTGTCTAGGGTCTATTCGTGCTCCACAAAATAACCAACTCGGTATGCGGAAATTCTCGACTCGGCCGTTTCGATCAAGGACTACCGCTTCAGGCTCCGAGTACGGTCGCGGAAGAGGAGAGGTTCGCGCCTCGAAGAGTTTGGTTGAGGACGAGGCTGAGCTCAGTGACTGGGTGAGCGAGTTAAAGGAGGACTCGTTCCGTGGCCGGCTGAATAGCGAAGACGAATCGGATGGTAGTAATAGGGGTCGCAGGGGTAGAAGTGGAGATATAGGTAGTAGAGGCGAAATGGGTGGTGGTGATAGGGGTCGTAGGGATAGGAATAGAGATATAGGTAGTAGAGATTCTTTTTCTGTGAAAAAGAGAAGAGGTGAGAGTGATTCGGATGATGCTAACGATTCGAGCCGGGGAAGAACACGAACCCCAATTGGGTCTCGTTCTAGGGATTCACAGATGAACAAGCGATTCGATACTAGAGGGGGCGGTGTTAGTGATGAAGCTTTCCCACGGAAAAGGTCTTCTGCGTTTCAGGAAGGGAAAGTAAGCTCCAATTCATTTGCGGGGAAGAGAGGTGGGAGAGATACGGAATTTGGGTACAATAGGAATGAAGGGAATAAGGGTTTAAGGAATGATGGTAAGGGTTTGAGAAAACAAGTTCTTTTAATGGAGGAGGACAAGGATGAGGATGACGAGGGAAAAAGGTTGGGCATTGGAGCTTTGCTTAGTGAAGAAGACAGTGAAATTGATGAAGATGATGAGGATGAGCAAAGTTCGGGTCCATTGATTGGTTTGAACAAGGAAGTTAGTGCCAAGGGTTCAGCAGCGTCATCAACTGGAAAATCAGATTCTTACTTGAGTGAAACTAGGTAGGTATCACAATTGCTCTTCTCTAATGGCTTCCTTGTCTTATTAGGTTTATCCAGTTCTATTAGTAATGAGGTTGAACTATTCTTgttcttctctttattttattcTACTTATTATTTCTCTGCATATATTTCTGCAGCTTTGACAAATTTCCAGTCTCTCCCTTATCTCTAAAAGCAATCAAGGACGTTGGGTATGAAAAGATGACTGTGGTACAAGAGGCAACTCTTCCACTTATACTCAAAGGTTTGTTTCTTCTCGCTTCAATTTGACAGCCTTTGAACTAGGACATCTAGTTTCGTTAATTGTTACTATAAGTTTCGTTTATAATCAAGCATCTAGGATACCAACTTGCACATTTAATGCCTCACGAACATGCTATTGCAAGAACCGCTTCAATGATCATCTTTGTTCTACACTTAGTAACTTGTGAATGTTAGGTGTATCAGTGTCTTTATTTCTTCTAACTTTATTTATCTGAATTGTTGATGTCCAGGTTCTGAAAGTGATTATCTTCTATTTTATTCTGTTTTCTAGGTAAGGATGTTCTTGCCAAGGCCAAAACAGGCACCGGAAAAACTGTAGCCTTTTTGGTAAGACacttttgtgtgtgtgtgtgtgagagagagagagagtgggtgTGTGCGCACCCGTGTGAATGAAAATTGGCTTGCTAGATAGGGGGAGGTTATTAGTGGAACTTGTTTCATAAGCAAAAGGCAATggcatatttttatataaaatttatCTGCATGTGCATCTTTGACATCTTGAATCAATCCTAAACTTTATAcatcatttagttaaaaaaaaagagttaatAAGTAGGtgcaaataatgttatttgagtATTCAAGTTATCAGTCTACTTATCATGAAGGATTTTTCTTATTCTTCTCTGCCTTCTCTCTCAGCTTCCAGCAATTGAAGTTGTTGTAAAGTCAACTCCTATTGATCGTGACCAAAAGCGCCCCCCGATTTTTGTGCTTGTAATATGTCCTACCAGAGAGCTGGCATGTCAAGCTGCTGCAGAAGCCAATACGTTGTTGAAGTATCATCCTTCTATTGGTGTACAAGTTGTAATAGGAGGTACAAGACTAGCTCTGGAGCAGAAGCGCATGCAAGCAAACCCTTGTCAGGTTTGTTTTTCTATCATCACAGCAAAAGATTAATGATTCCTAAAGTTTATGCTTTTCACTATGTAACATCAAAGTGTGTAAATTATGCATTGTGGACTGTATCAAATTACCAAAGTTTTGGTTAACAAAGCCACATTCAAACTGTCTCATTAGTTACTCTCACCTCAAATTGTGAATTGCTGGCTAATTTTTTAATGAATTCTCACTGTTTGTGCTGAAAGCCAGCAAAATAATATTGGTAATGTTTGTTTCAAGCAGAGCTAATCGCTCACATTACATATCTATTATTTGCAGATTCTTGTTGCTACACCTGGGAGGCTCAGAGATCATATGGAGAATACTGCCGGTTTTGCAACTCGGATGATGGGTGTGAAAGTACTTGTCCTTGATGAAGCTGACCATTTGCTTGATATGGGATTTCGGAAAGACATTGAGAGGATAATTGCTGCAGTTCCGAAGCAAAGACAGACACTTTTGTTTTCTGCCACTGTTCCAGAAGAGGTTTTAGCACTATCTATGCCTTaccttatttatttttttattttggattatAAATCTGATCATACTTCTTTTAATGAAGGTTCGCCAAGTCTGCCATATTGCTTTGAAAAGAGATCATGACTTTGTAGATACAGTTAAAGGAGAGAGCCAGGAAACAAATTCACAAGTATGCTCCTGTTTTATTTAtataagaaatacaagtaattCTGTTGTCCAGTGTTCCTCTTAATCAACTCTAATAACAACTGATTTATATTTTGTACATTATGGTTCTTATAAAATTTTTTATTTCAGGTGAGGCAGACGTGTTTGGTTGCTCCCCTGGACAAGCAATTTTCCCTTCTATATGTTCTCCTGAAGGAACATATTGCAGATGATGTTGACTATAAGGTATTTCTGCGTCTGCACAATCAGAGGCTCTCATCTTCATGAAGATGTCTTAAGTTTGAAGTTTTGCTCGGTTGAACATTTGTGGATTCTCCCAATGATAATGTTTTCTGAGGAGTTGCTGAGTGAAAGCTATTTGTTAGACTCTTTTTCCAATCTTTGTCCATAATGTCTTATTTTCAAATTTGCAGGTTATCATGTTCTGTACAACCGCTATGGTCACCCGGCTGGTTGCGGACCTTCTTGGTGAGTTGAAGCTGAATGTGAGAGAGATTCATTCTAGAAAGAGTCAGAGCTATAGGACTAAAGTCTCTGATGAGTTCCGGAAATCGAAGGGCCTTATTCTTGTTACTTCTGATGTGTCTGCACGTGGGGTTGATTATCCTGATGTCTCGCTTGTCATACAGGTAAAATATCAATTACCCATTAAATGGCTTTTATCATTTCCTTTTAGTAGGTAATGTTAGAGGTAGCATTCTCTCTCAAGgtgtttaaatttttttacatTCAGCAAAACTGGCTGTTCCAATTAAAAAGGATTTTAAGCCCGCCTTCTCTTATTCCTTGTTCAAGCTTTTCATTTTTGCTAATCTTTAGACATAGCTTAAGCTGTCATAGAGTTTAATCTCATGATGTTTTTTTACAATTACAGGTGGGCGTGCCCGCTGATAGAGAGCAGTATATACATCGACTTGGTAGAACTGGGCGTAAAGGTAAAGAAGGACAGGGCGTACTTTTGTTAGCTCCTTGGGAGGAATTCTTTTTATCATCTATCAAGGCTTTGCCAATTACAAAAGCATCTTTGCCCTCCGTTGATCCTGACACACGGAAAAAGGTATTATCACTGCATATTTTTTAAAGAAATATCTGAGAAAATGGATGATATTAGGACTGAAAATGATGTGCATTGAGCAGGTGGAACGTGCACTCTCAAATGTGGAGATGAAGAGCAAAGAAGCAGCATACCAAGCCTGGCTCGGATATTACAATTCAAATAAGGCTATTGCCCGTGACAAGAATAAGCTCGTGGAGCTAGCTAATGAATTCAGCCGAAGCATGGGGCTAGACAATCCTCCTGCCATTCCCAAGCTTGTTCTAGGCAAGATGGGTTTAAGGAATGTCCCCGGATTGCGCTCGAGATAACTGTCTATTGTTGCCAGTTAAACCATGGCAACTCTAACTTGTTCAGTTAAGAGGAAATAATTTCTTTTACTTCCCTCAATATCTGTACACATTGGAATGTTGTGAAGGGAGCAGTTTGAGCGTCAATGAAGGTAGGGCGATTATTTTCCATGGTACAAAACTGAGGATTTTTGTATTCTTTAAACTTACCGAATTGGCGCTCTACCCGTTCTCATCATTTTTTTTGTTCGCTACTTTGTCTTAATGTTTATTCTTTACCCATTGAAATACCTGATTTTGTCCTACCTGTAAGAGTTCAAGCTACGTTAAATATACCTGCGAGTTTCAAAGGATATAATACAAGACTTTTTGATTAGGGGGCTGAGAATTATTACAACTTGCAAGTCAATAATAGGAGCATAAAACCAAATTCTGAGAGTAGGAACTATATTGAAAGTCTTGCAATTAAACAAAGATTAATTATATATGTACACTCAAAATATGTACCTAAATATTAGTATCACTGCTTTTTAAAAAAGTAGTcctagttttaataaatgtgattagcTAGACTAAATTGCAttgagtgtatattttgggtgcacatatcattactcttaaacAAAAGAGTTCACAAATCATCAAACATAGAGAGCAAAAGAAGGAACTGATTCATTATAATCTTTGACTATATTAATGACACTTCGTTTAGATGAGCTATAAAAGACAACATGGTACACTGATGATTATGAATAAAAAATCCTAATCGAGTGTAAAGAGAAATGACGAAACAAAATCTAGCTAAGGTCCTAAATTCTGAAATAAAGTTGCCTTCTTCTAGTTCAGTCAGTTACAATGTAATGTATCTAACCTAAAATGAAATACAAGTAACGGAGTCGGCACCGGTTCTCCTTTCTCACTACACTTTTTATCTTCAGGTTAATATCAGCTTTCACTGCAACACTTCATGCTGAGCAATAGTGCTAATTAATTGCTTAGTAGTGTACACACAAACAGCACGAGTCGGTTGGCTTCCCACGAGTATAGCACAAAATTCACCAAATCAGATTTTTCAAAATTATCCTTTTTCAGGGTGTGGTTAGCACGTGGCCACCATTGCCATCCCCTGGTGATGGGGGAATTTCTCAATGTAGTTTCGTCTCCCACCAACATTCGTCCTTGGTCTGGAACTACCAGAGGTGGAAGATTCACATCTTTCAACTTTTACTTCCAAGCAAACTGCTTTGGCAACGTAATCAAACTCCCCTGTTAAGATAATACAATGAACATCACAAAAAAATCCCAGTAAAATAATCACATGGCCAATAGACGAGCAAAGGGAAAAAATTACTGGGGTAAAACTACAAATATTACAAGCCCGTCAAATGTGACGTGAATTGGCAAGTGGACCCTTCCTGAAGGGATGGAGAGCATTCACCAAAATGAGAATTGCTTTTGGAAAAAAATGTAAAATGTTTGGCCAGCCATCAGCAGCTACTATTTCTATCCAAAAATGGGCAGCTATAAGAATGTAACGAAATAAGGATACAGTGcgctacatttttttttttatctatttgtaTAAAGGATAGCTAATTTGCGCAAAGCCAAATTAACTACCTCTGTATGTGAGGTGAGGAAGGCTGATCAGGTGAAGACTGTTGAGCAGAGCTACCCTGAAATCTTTGTTCCTCAAATGTACCACTCAATCGACTTCCCTCATTTAGTTGTGATACTTCATTTGGATAGCCCATTGGTCCAAGAGAGCCAAACTCAACCTGCTCTGAAGGTGTTCCATAGCCAGAATTGTGGTCATAAGAATACAGCATTACAACAGATGGCATGCCAGGTCCATTTGATGACACCCCGCTTGGGTTCATCCCTGGCAATGGATACATGCCATATGGCACATTGTTATGAGCACCTTGGGTAGTATTCGGGCGAATAGGACCATTTTGAGACTGGTATGCAGAGAAGGAGTCATGCCTATGTGAGCTCCATGGCCTTTCACTTCGGCTCTCACTTGTTGTCAAACGATCCAATCTTGCATTTGGTTTTTCAACCTGACCACGACTGTGGCTACGCCCAGAAGGTCGCGATGATTTTGGATGGACATTCCAGTTCCCCTCTCTATCACCATGGTGGTCGTTTCTATCATAACTGTAATTCCCCCTTCTTGTACTAGTAGAATGGCGATCCCTTACTGAAACCTTCTGAAGTAAATTAAAATGgccaaaaatatcaataaaatctACACAGAAAAAGTAGTATAAAAAAATGAAACTAATGCAACAAAGTTCATACAATACAAAAATATAATGAATGAGAAATTCTATCCTACATAATTTTTTGCTGACAAGGAAACAAAATAGCAAATGAAGATGACAAAAGCAATAAAACTCCACAAGAATAAAAAGAATGAGAAATATATCTTACAGCACTTGGTAGGTATGTCCCAGTTCCACTACGATATCTCGGCAATTCCTCAACATAACGTTGATAAACACCGACAGGTCTATTTGACATGGTTTGGAGAGgtgcagcaacaggaacaagacgAGGCCCATAGCCCATAAGCTGGGTCCAGAGATTCATGTTGGCAGAGAGTGGTCTTCCAGGACCTTCCCATGGTACTCGTCCCTGTAAACAAAAAGGAGGCACCATAACAGGTGATATCATAGGTGCAGGATACCGTGAATTTTGACAAAACCGTCCGTATTGCAAATTTTGCCAATGGCTAGCGAAGTCACTATTGAGAATGTCGGGCTTATGTTCCACCGGCTCAAGAGAAGTATCCCTTTTCATAGAATTTAAAGTATGTGACACTACATGTTGATCAAGTCCCTCAGAAGAGTCAAAATTTTGACCAGAATCACTGTTATCTGGTACTTCATCTGCACCAAACTGGCTCGTTGATGGATCTGAAGCCCCTGAATCAGTTGGAAAATTATACACTGGAAGCATCGTAACAAATGGAACAGGTGGTCCTGTAGCATAAAATGTAAAGGGAACAGAATTATCCGCAGCTCTCTGTCGTGAGTTAGGGTTTAAAAGCATTGGAGCAAAGGGTATTAAAGAATCAGATCCACTCGTCTGAGCTGGTTCGGTTCCTGGAATTTGATGCCTTGGAACTTGCCAGGAAGCAGCAGAATGAGGTACTGTGTTTCTCTCTGCTATTTCTGTGGCTACAGGTGACAATGAATTCCAATCTCTGTTGTCATCATCTGCCTGAGTAGAAGAATGTTCAGATACACTCTTCTCCTTCCCATGAGTAGAAGATGGCACTGAAAAAGGAACATTTTTTCTTCCCCGTTTTTCCCTAGTTGACTTTGAGACTTTTGCTGACGATCCTTCCCATGAACTCTCTGAAGAAGTTTTACTTCTCAAAGAACCAGTATGTGAGGCAGACACAGACCTTGAACTTACAGTTCTATCATCAAAGAAAACTTCATTGCCACGGTTATCATGATACTGAAAATCATCTGCAAGATCTTCTCTTCCTGGACCATGGTTCTCTTTAGCAAGCTTTGGTTGGACTTGCATAAAACCTCCAGAGTTGCCAACTCGAGAAGGATGAAAGTTATACCCAGATGAGGATGCTTGTTGCTTATCATCAGACTGAAGTATCTCGAAGCCTCCATTATCTAGATCAAATCCTCCAGTAGAGGCCCTGTCCTGCTCATGCCAAAAATCATGATCACCCTCCCCTGGATTCAATTCCACAGAACCAAAATTTTCATTAGCAGGTTCCGGGGGATCTTCTGGACTTGGGGCAGTCAATCCCATGCCAGGAAAATAATGGGTCAAATGTGGTGGAACACCACCTTGTGAAAATTGCATAGTTGAGCCCCATGGATTCTCAATCAATGGAAAATTTGTAGGAACCATCCCAGCCATATTTCTCTGAGTATACCCCATTGAAGCTAGGACGGAAGGAGGGATTGGAAATGGAACATGATGAGGAGCTAAATTCAGTGGATAATGAACCTGTCCATTGAAACCATGAGCCGATGAAGATGCCATCATGTTCACAAGATCTTGCTCCTCCTGATGCATCCCTTGGGCCCCCGAAACAGAAGCAAAATCATCAGTCATGGACCCCAAGGCTGACTCATCTTGGTAGCTGTTTGAACCACTTTTAGAATCAACAGCAGTATCATTACTTTGACGGGAAGAGATGTGTCTGACAGGTAAAGGATCATCAGTCAGTCTGACACCATGACTTGCAACTGTATCAGATTCTAGATTCTTCCTCCTGGTATTATCCAACCTAGTTGATAAAGTTTGGCTCTTCCCACTTTCTGGGGCTCTACCCCGCCTACCTTGAGAAGAGATTTCACCATATGCATCAGAAAGTTCAGGACTAGAATGCGTCCTCGCAAAAGGATTCCTGCCCTGTATATCATTGACCAAGTTATCAGATTTCAAACTCCTCTGGCCTTTATCCATTTGTGCAACCTGGTTAAAACTAATATCTTTCTTAATCGGATCAGAGTTCCTTGAATTCCCATAATTCCTTTGGCTTTGCATATGAGGTACTGTAGAGACATTACTAATTCTGGAAGCATGAGTACTGTCATCTTCAGACTCATGAGTAGATAACATCCCATTATTTTTGCTCACTGTGCTGCTTCTGATATTATCAGGTCCATGTAACTGGTCGTGATTTGATAATCTCAAATCATTCCTTGGTGCATCAGGACGATGGCCACTGCCATGTCTTTCCCAAGTGTTCATAAAAAACTGATTTACTTCAAAAAATAGATCCTCTTTTGGGCAATCAAGTAATCTAGCTAGCCTTTTAGCTCCAAATGCAAATGCACTACGTATTCTAAAGAAGTTACCTGGaaaatatatgcacatatatatgtatacatcacATTCAACAActaataaacaaaacaaaacatattctAAACCAAGCAAAGCATTCTAAgaacaaaaaatgaagaaatgcTGTTTTGTAACAAATTATTCAATATCATTATAAACATTGTTTTAATTAATAGTTTTGTGGGCAGGAATCTAGAAGAATAAAGCATCAACTACTGACGTTTCAAACCATCACAGAagacaaaaaaagaaaaattaatcatTGATGTTTCAGCACTCCCAATTTTAATGCTACCATCAACAGCTAGAATCTGTATGATCATGTTCATGAGAGAGACACAGAGTATGTTCTCAATGaatcataaaaatataaataactcAATAAAATATAAACACTAGCATACCTTTACTGACACTACGTCCCAGGTTGTTATTTACACGCAAAGGATCAATAACATTGAAGTGCTTGGGGACAAAAGGCAGTCCTTGATTTTCTTGTCCACCAGGGAAGACAGCATACACTGAGCTACAAGCATCAAGAAATAACTTGCTTAGTAGTAACTCTCCACCATCTTTTCGAGGAGGTTCCGCTGTAGCATCAAAAGAATAATATATTAATGGTAATTTGGACATGGTGGAAACATTGATGTAGTGCCAAGACTTTTCAAGTGAGTTGTCTGTACCTGTTACATCTGGGAGAGAACTAATGGGCACAGGACCCCAAAGACTAACACAATAATTTTCCCAGTCAAACTTGCTAAAAAACTCTAGAAAACGGTAAAGAACCTGAATAggcaaaaaaataaatatacagataAGAAACAAAATGGACAGTTTCGTTTCAACTGAAGGAAATAAAATGCGAGTGAGAGCTCAAGGAGTCACCTCAAGAGGTCCAGCAAAAGAATTGTTAAAAACATGAAATATATAAAGAACCAAGGTTTCCAAGGCGTAAGTTGAGATTAGTCCATGATGAGCACCAAGTATACGACTTTCGTAATAGCACCAAGCTTTAATCAGTATAATGCTACGTTTGAATAAATGTTTTTGGTTTATTAGATGATCAACCTGTAAAAGCAAATAAcatgatttaaataataataacaaagcaTATACATCAATTATTACTCAAAAGAGAAGAACTTCTGTAGAACCTCCAAAAAAAATCTCTCACCTCCTCAAGGAAACAAAGGGTGCACAATCCCCCAAGCTGTTCGAAAGATATATCTACCACAATGTTTTCCACCAGGCATTTAATTATCTTCACCTATTTTGGAAAACAAAAGCATAAAAACTGACAATATTATGTGTAAATTCCATACGAATTTATATCACGCATTAGCATTACCAGAAAAACATGAAAGTGCCAATAATGATGATAACCATTATTaactataattttaaaaaaaaaaaaataatagtaatagaaaAAATTTGACAATCAAGCATTTATGGGAACATTTTTAACCCAGCATGGGGAAAAAACACTCCAGCATGAAAAGGAAACATAATAACCCAAGACAGCATGAGAAAACATCCACCAAGCATTGGGCAGGAGCTGGGCTGTCAATATGCTCTAAACATGTCAAAGAGGAACATATACACCATTAATAATGTGTATATCTAATTACATACATatacattaaaagaaaataacaatGTATTGGCTTAACTACTTACAATATGGAATCTATATAATTTCTTAGTTGCCAACTAAACACATATGTGAGGACTTCATCAATTATATTAATTGCAGATGATATCCGCAAACAACCATGTCAACTTAGCACAAAATCCATAATCTATCTTGACGAATCAAGGATACATCTAACTACAGTTATAATAACTCCCGAGTCCTGACAAGCATATGTTCTTCCTTGTGTTTGAATAAGACAAATTGAAATAATAATAACCAGACACATAGTTCAGAAAGAACCTTCTAAGCTCATGTTCGTATTCTAGTGACCTTTCGACCTTTTGAAGTCATTTTCTAGTGATTCTCCAATTACAAGATCATCAGGTctccatattatatatatatatataacacaatataaataaatcCTAATTAATACCAAGAAGGACCAACCTCAGCCTGAATGTACTGAACCTCCTTTACATGAAATTCAGCATTCACATTTTTCTCCTCAATTTGCAGCATATCCCGAACCTGATGGGCCCATGTCTCCTTCAAATTTTGATTCTTACTAAAGGCTGTTAAATCAATATCTCCATCAGGCAGATATGTCTTCAGGGGTACAGACCCAAATGTAAACACCTGcagaatttacaaaaaaaaaaaaaaaatcagaagatTGCAATAAGAATACTGAACTTCTAAATATTTATTCACAATGAATGaggaaatattatta
This genomic interval from Humulus lupulus chromosome 8, drHumLupu1.1, whole genome shotgun sequence contains the following:
- the LOC133797517 gene encoding uncharacterized protein LOC133797517 isoform X3 encodes the protein MGEHEAWAQPPSGLLPNGLLPNEAASVMRVLDSERWLKAEEKTEELIACIQPNPPSEKRRHAVADYVQRLITKCFPCQVFTFGSVPLKTYLPDGDIDLTAFSKNQNLKETWAHQVRDMLQIEEKNVNAEFHVKEVQYIQAEVKIIKCLVENIVVDISFEQLGGLCTLCFLEEVDHLINQKHLFKRSIILIKAWCYYESRILGAHHGLISTYALETLVLYIFHVFNNSFAGPLEVLYRFLEFFSKFDWENYCVSLWGPVPISSLPDVTAEPPRKDGGELLLSKLFLDACSSVYAVFPGGQENQGLPFVPKHFNVIDPLRVNNNLGRSVSKGNFFRIRSAFAFGAKRLARLLDCPKEDLFFEVNQFFMNTWERHGSGHRPDAPRNDLRLSNHDQLHGPDNIRSSTVSKNNGMLSTHESEDDSTHASRISNVSTVPHMQSQRNYGNSRNSDPIKKDISFNQVAQMDKGQRSLKSDNLVNDIQGRNPFARTHSSPELSDAYGEISSQGRRGRAPESGKSQTLSTRLDNTRRKNLESDTVASHGVRLTDDPLPVRHISSRQSNDTAVDSKSGSNSYQDESALGSMTDDFASVSGAQGMHQEEQDLVNMMASSSAHGFNGQVHYPLNLAPHHVPFPIPPSVLASMGYTQRNMAGMVPTNFPLIENPWGSTMQFSQGGVPPHLTHYFPGMGLTAPSPEDPPEPANENFGSVELNPGEGDHDFWHEQDRASTGGFDLDNGGFEILQSDDKQQASSSGYNFHPSRVGNSGGFMQVQPKLAKENHGPGREDLADDFQYHDNRGNEVFFDDRTVSSRSVSASHTGSLRSKTSSESSWEGSSAKVSKSTREKRGRKNVPFSVPSSTHGKEKSVSEHSSTQADDDNRDWNSLSPVATEIAERNTVPHSAASWQVPRHQIPGTEPAQTSGSDSLIPFAPMLLNPNSRQRAADNSVPFTFYATGPPVPFVTMLPVYNFPTDSGASDPSTSQFGADEVPDNSDSGQNFDSSEGLDQHVVSHTLNSMKRDTSLEPVEHKPDILNSDFASHWQNLQYGRFCQNSRYPAPMISPVMVPPFCLQGRVPWEGPGRPLSANMNLWTQLMGYGPRLVPVAAPLQTMSNRPVGVYQRYVEELPRYRSGTGTYLPSAKVSVRDRHSTSTRRGNYSYDRNDHHGDREGNWNVHPKSSRPSGRSHSRGQVEKPNARLDRLTTSESRSERPWSSHRHDSFSAYQSQNGPIRPNTTQGAHNNVPYGMYPLPGMNPSGVSSNGPGMPSVVMLYSYDHNSGYGTPSEQVEFGSLGPMGYPNEVSQLNEGSRLSGTFEEQRFQGSSAQQSSPDQPSSPHIQRGV
- the LOC133797517 gene encoding uncharacterized protein LOC133797517 isoform X2, with the protein product MGEHEAWAQPPSGLLPNGLLPNEAASVMRVLDSERWLKAEEKTEELIACIQPNPPSEKRRHAVADYVQRLITKCFPCQVFTFGSVPLKTYLPDGDIDLTAFSKNQNLKETWAHQVRDMLQIEEKNVNAEFHVKEVQYIQAEVKIIKCLVENIVVDISFEQLGGLCTLCFLEEVDHLINQKHLFKRSIILIKAWCYYESRILGAHHGLISTYALETLVLYIFHVFNNSFAGPLEVLYRFLEFFSKFDWENYCVSLWGPVPISSLPDVTAEPPRKDGGELLLSKLFLDACSSVYAVFPGGQENQGLPFVPKHFNVIDPLRVNNNLGRSVSKGNFFRIRSAFAFGAKRLARLLDCPKEDLFFEVNQFFMNTWERHGSGHRPDAPRNDLRLSNHDQLHGPDNIRSSTVSKNNGMLSTHESEDDSTHASRISNVSTVPHMQSQRNYGNSRNSDPIKKDISFNQVAQMDKGQRSLKSDNLVNDIQGRNPFARTHSSPELSDAYGEISSQGRRGRAPESGKSQTLSTRLDNTRRKNLESDTVASHGVRLTDDPLPVRHISSRQSNDTAVDSKSGSNSYQDESALGSMTDDFASVSGAQGMHQEEQDLVNMMASSSAHGFNGQVHYPLNLAPHHVPFPIPPSVLASMGYTQRNMAGMVPTNFPLIENPWGSTMQFSQGGVPPHLTHYFPGMGLTAPSPEDPPEPANENFGSVELNPGEGDHDFWHEQDRASTGGFDLDNGGFEILQSDDKQQASSSGYNFHPSRVGNSGGFMQVQPKLAKENHGPGREDLADDFQYHDNRGNEVFFDDRTVSSRSVSASHTGSLRSKTSSESSWEGSSAKVSKSTREKRGRKNVPFSVPSSTHGKEKSVSEHSSTQADDDNRDWNSLSPVATEIAERNTVPHSAASWQVPRHQIPGTEPAQTSGSDSLIPFAPMLLNPNSRQRAADNSVPFTFYATGPPVPFVTMLPVYNFPTDSGASDPSTSQFGADEVPDNSDSGQNFDSSEGLDQHVVSHTLNSMKRDTSLEPVEHKPDILNSDFASHWQNLQYGRFCQNSRYPAPMISPVMVPPFCLQGRVPWEGPGRPLSANMNLWTQLMGYGPRLVPVAAPLQTMSNRPVGVYQRYVEELPRYRSGTGTYLPSAVSVRDRHSTSTRRGNYSYDRNDHHGDREGNWNVHPKSSRPSGRSHSRGQVEKPNARLDRLTTSESRSERPWSSHRHDSFSAYQSQNGPIRPNTTQGAHNNVPYGMYPLPGMNPSGVSSNGPGMPSVVMLYSYDHNSGYGTPSEQVEFGSLGPMGYPNEVSQLNEGSRLSGTFEEQRFQGSSAQQSSPDQPSSPHIQRNSSC